A genomic stretch from Pomacea canaliculata isolate SZHN2017 linkage group LG2, ASM307304v1, whole genome shotgun sequence includes:
- the LOC112557151 gene encoding LOW QUALITY PROTEIN: cytidine deaminase-like (The sequence of the model RefSeq protein was modified relative to this genomic sequence to represent the inferred CDS: deleted 1 base in 1 codon) yields the protein MSQSIDNISSSPDNSVKDLWNACFEAKNNAYCPYSNFPVGAALLTSKGTIFKGCNVENVVNSVSICAERTAIAKAVSEGEREFKAIAVASNVKDGFTSPCGSCRQVMAEFSMDMKVYMIKTDGSFLMKPLSDLLPLPFTSTDLKKEK from the exons ATGTCGCAGTCAATAGACAACATCAGCTCTT CTCCAGATAACAGTGTGAAAGACCTTTGGAATGCATGCTTTGAAGCGAAGAATAATGCGTACTGTCCTTACAGCAACTTTCCTGTTGGTGCTGCACTTTTGACAAGTAAAGGCACAATCTTTAAAG GCTGCAATGTCGAGAACGTTGTCAATTCAGTGTCTATCTGTGCTGAAAGAACAGCTATAGCAAAAGCTGTGTCAGAAGGAGAGCGGGAGTTT AAAGCAATAGCCGTTGCAag TAATGTGAAAGATGGATTCACCAGTCCATGTGGATCGTGTCGGCAGGTGATGGCAGAG tTCAGCATGGACATGAAGGTCTACATGATAAAGACTGATGGAAGCTTCCTAATGAAACCGCTTTCAGATCTGTTACCGCTGCCTTTTACTTCAACTGatctgaaaaaagagaaataa